Part of the Burkholderia humptydooensis genome, CGTTGCTTACCAGCTCGCGTTCAACAGCGAACTGACGTCGGCCGGCGGCGGCGCGCTCAAGCTTGCCGTGCCGGTGCCGCAATACGCGGACGCCGCGCAGGTCGCGAAGCTGAAGGCGGCGCTTGCGGATGCGCTCGGCAAGCCGGTCGACGTCACGGTCGAGGTCGGGCCGGCGCGCCGCACCGCGGCGGCGATCGCTGCCGCCGAGCGCGCGAAGCGGCAGCGCGAGGCCGAGCAGGAGATGAGCGCCGATCCGTTCGTCCAGCAGTTGCTGCGCGAATTCGGCGCGAGCATCGTCGAAGGCTCGATTCGGCCCGTCGGCCCGGAAACGGGCGCCGCGGACGGCGCCGCGCCGACGCTGCATTGACGCGAGCCGGGCGCCGCGCGCGTCCGGTTTCCCTATTCACGCGCGGGCGCTAAGATCGCGCCCGTTCGCAATCGATTACGAAGGAGCAAGTCCATGATGAAAGGCCAACTCGCCGGGCTGATGAAGCAGGCCCAGCAGATGCAGGAAAACATGAAGAAGATGCAGGAGCAACTGGCCCTCATCGAAGTGGAAGGCCAGTCGGGCGCGGGGCTCGTCAAGGTGACGATGACCTGCCGCAACGAGGTGCGCCGCGTGTCGATCGATCCGAGCTTGCTCGCCGACGACAAGGACATGCTCGAGGACCTCGTCGCCGCGGCGTTCAACGACGCCGTGCGCAAGGCCGAGGCGACGTCGCAGGAGAAGATGAGCGGGATGACGGCGGGCCTGCCGCTGCCGCCCGGCTTCAAGCTGCCGTTCTGACGATGAACCGTCCGGCCGACGCCGCAAGCGCATGAGCATCAAGCCGCCGTCCGCGCTGTCCGAGCTCGTCGAGGCGCTGCGCGCGCTGCCGGGCGTCGGGCCGAAATCCGCGCAGCGCATCGCGTACCACCTGATGCAGCACGATCGGGAGGGGGCCGAGCGCCTCGGGCGGTCGCTGCTGTTCGCGACCGAGCATCTGCGGCATTGCGAGAAGTGCAACACGTTCACGCAAGCGCCGATCTGCGAGGTCTGCAGCGATCCCGAGCGCGATCCGGCGCTGCTCTGCGTCGTCGAGACGCCCGCCGACCAGATCATGCTCGAGCAGACGATGACCTATCGCGGGCTGTACTTCGTGCTGATGGGGCGCCTGAGCCCGCTCGACGGCATCGGGCCGAAGGAGATCCATTTCGACCGGCTCGTGCGCCGCGCGTCCGACGGCGTCGTGAAGGAGGTCGTGCTCGCGACGAACTTCACGAACGAAGGCGAGGCGACCGCGCACTATCTCGGCCAGACGCTGAAGGCACGTGGCCTTGCCGTCACGCGGCTCGCGCGCGGCGTGCCGGTGGGCGGCGAGCTCGAATACGTCGACGCCGGCACGATCGCCCGCGCGATGCTCGATCGGCGCACGCTCTAGCCGGCCGCGCGGCCCGCTGGCGCCGCGCGTTTCGTTCAACGATCCAAGGAAGCGACATGAGCGCAACCCCCGGCCCGCTCGCGGGCGTCAAGGTGCTCGAACTCGGCACGCTGATCGCCGGCCCGTTCGCCGCGCGCCTGCTCGCCGAGTTCGGCGCGCAAGTCATCAAGATCGAAGATCCGAACGGCGGCGATCCGCTGCGCAAGTGGCGCAAGCTGTATCCGGAGGCGGGCGGCACGTCGCTGTGGTGGGCGGTGCAGGCGCGCAACAAGAAATCGGTGACGATCAACCTGAAGTCCGACGAGGGCAAGGAGATCGTGCGCCGCTTGGCGCGCGACGCCGACATCGTCGTCGAGAACTTCCGCCCCGGCTTGCTCGAGAAACTCGGCCTCGGCTACGACGTGCTGTCGGCCGGCAATCCGGGCCTCGTGATGGTGCGCCTGTCCGGCTACGGGCAGACGGGCCCGTACCGCGACCGTCCCGGCTTCGGCGCGATCGCCGAATCGATGGGCGGGCTGCGCCACATCACGGGCTACCCCGAGCTGCCGCCGCCGCGCATCGGCATTTCGATCGGCGATTCGATCGCGGCGCTGCACGGCGTGATCGGCGCGCTGATGGCGCTGCATCATCGCAACGTGAACGGCGGCGCGGGACAGGTTGTCGACGTCGCGCTGTACGAGGCCGTCTTCAACATGATGGAAAGCGTCGTGCCCGAGTACGGCGTCTACGGGCTCGTGCGCGAGCGCACGGGCGCGTCGCTGCCGGGCATCGTGCCGTCGAACACGTATCCGTGCCGCGATGGCAGCGTCGTGATCGGCGGCAACAGCGATCCGATCTTCAAGCGCCTGATGAAGGCGATCGGGCGCGACGATCTCGCCGACGACCCGGCGCTCGCGCACAACGACGGCCGTGTGCCGCGCACGCAGGAGATCGACGCGGCGCTCGCCGAATGGCTCGCCGGGCGCACGATCGACGACGCGCTCGCGGTGCTGAACGCGGCTGACGTGCCGGCGTCGCGCATCTACAGCGTCGCCGACATGTTCGCCGATCCTCAATTCGTCGCGCGCCAGATGATCCAGCGTTTCAAACTCGCCGACGGCGCGGAGATCCCGCTGCCGAGCGTGACGCCGAAGCTGTCCGACACGCCGGGCGAAACGCGCTGGCTCGGCCCGGCGCTCGGCGAGCATACGGACGAGGTGCTCGGCGCGCTCGGCTACGACGCGCAGGCGATCGCCGCGCTGCGCGAGAAGCGCGCGATCTGAGCGCCGAGGGCCGCGCGGCGTGCGTTTGCGCGCCGTCGCGCGCGGCGCGCCGCGCGGCCCTGGCTGTCGCTCTCGCGCAATCTTTCCTCGGTTACAATCGCCGGATGCGAATACTACTCAGCAACGACGACGGATATCTCGCGCCCGGCCTCGCCGCGCTGTACGAAGCGCTGTGCCCGCTCGCCGAGATCGTCGTGATGGCGCCCGAGCAGAATTGCAGCGGCGCGTCGAACTCGCTCACGCTGTCGCGTCCGCTCTCGGTGTCGCGCTCGGCGGCCACGGGTTTCTACTACGTGAACGGCACGCCGACCGATTCGGTGCACGTCGCGCTGACGGGCATGCTCGACGCGAAGCCGGACCTCGTCGTGTCGGGGATCAACAACGGCCAGAACATGGGCGACGACACGCTGTATTCCGGCACGGTCGCCGCCGCGACGGAAGGCATCATGTTCGGCGTGCCGGCGATCGCGTTCTCGCTCGTTCACAAGGAATGGGCGCACCTCGACGACGCGGCGCGCGTCGCGGCGGAGATCGTGCGTCATTACCTCGACCATCCGCTGCCCGGCCCGCCGCTCCTGAACGTCAATATTCCGAACCTGCCATACGACGAGCTGAAGGGCTGGCGCGTGACGCGGCTCGGCAAGCGCCATCCGTCGCAGCCGGTGATTCGCCAAACCAATCCGCGCGGCGAGCCGATCTACTGGATCGGTGCGACGGGCGACGCGCTCGATGCGAGCGAGGGCACCGATTTTCACGCGGCCGCGTCGGGCTACGTGTCGATCACGCCGCTGCAGCTCGATCTCACGCACACGCAGATGCTCGCAGCCACGCGCGATTGGGCGCGTGCCGGGAGCGGCGCTTCATGAGCGGCGAGCGCGCGAAGCGGTTTCCGCTCGCGCTCGAGGACCTGAAGCGCGAGCCGCGCAAGCCCGAGGGGCGCGCGGCCGAGCGCCAGGCGGCTGGCGACGCCGCCCGCCAGCGCCTCACCGCGGCGGCGGCAGCCGCGCCCGCAGCCGCTTCCCCGATCGTGTCCGGGCGCCGCGCGCCACGCGCGGCCGGCGCGTCGGGTAGCGGCGGGTCCGTTTCGAAATCCGTGCGCGCGAAGCAGCATGCGCCCGCGATGCCCGGCGTCGCGAAGGGCGCGTTGTCCGCCGGCACGAAGAACGGCGACAAGGGCGCTGCGCCGAACGTCGCGTTGAGCAGCGCGCTCTCGCTGACTTCGGAACGGGTGCGCGAGCGCATGGTCGAACGGCTGCTGGCAAACGGCGTGAGCGATCCGCGCGTGCTTGCAGCGATGTCGGCCGTGCCGCGCCACATGTTCGTCGATCCCGGGCTCGCGGCCCAGGCGTACGAGGATGCCGCGCTGCCGATCGGCCATCAGCAGACGATCTCGAAGCCGTCGGTCGTCGCACGAATGATCGAGCTCGCGGCGGCGGGCCGCACGCTCGAGCGCGTGCTCGAAATCGGCACCGGCTGCGGCTATCAGGCCGCGGTGCTGAGCCGCGTCGCGCGCGACGTGTATTCGATCGAACGCGTGAAGCCGCTCTACGAGCGCGCGAAACTGAATTTGCGGCCGCTGCGCGTGCCGAACATCCGCCTGCACTACGGCGACGGACGCGTGGGCCTGCCCGCCGCGGCGCCGTTCGACGCGATCGTGATCGCGGCGGCGGGGCTCGACGTGCCGCGGGCGCTGTTGGAACAATTGGCGATCGGCGGCAGGCTAGTCGCGCCTGTCGGAGAGCAGGCGGGCGAGCAGGTGCTGACGCTCGTGGAGCGTGTCGCACCCGCGCAGTGGCGCGAGTCGCGGCTTGATCGCGTTTTCTTTGTCCCTTTAAAATCCGGAGTGATTTGATACCGATGAGTATGCTGCGCGCGATGCAAAACAATCGTTCGAAGGTTCCGCTCTCGCTCGCTCAGCGCGCGATTTGCATGGCGGCGTTCACGCTGCTCGCCGCGTGCGCGACGCGGCTCGACCAGGCGCCCGTCGTCGACCGTTCCGGCTCGCTCGGCACGACCGCCGCCGCGCAGCCGCCCGCGCCGCTGCCGCCTGCGCCTCCGGGTTACTACCGGGTGAAGCCGGGCGACACGCTTTATCGGATCGCGCTCGAGAACGGCCAGAACTATCGCGACATCGCCGCGTGGAACAACCTGACGAACCCGAACCAGATCGAAGTCGATCAACTGCTGCGCGTGTCGCCGACCGCGGGCGGCGCGACGGCGGCCGCACCGGTCGCGGGCGCCGCGGTCACGCCGCCGCTGTCGAGCGGTCCGTCGAGCGGCTCCGCCGCGGTGCCGCCGATCTATGGCTCCGGTTCCAGCGCGAGCGCCGCGCCGACTGCGCCGGCCGCGACCGCGTCGACCGAAACGGGCGCGCTCGCCGCGAGCAGCAACGTGTCGTTTGCGTGGCCGGTGCGCGGCGCGCTGCTCAACACGTTCGACGATTCGAAGAACAAGGGGATCAACATCGGCGGCCCGGCCGGCGAGGCCGTGAAGGCCGCCGCGGATGGCCGCGTGGTATACGCGGGCAACGGGCTGCGAGGCTATGGCAACCTCATTATCATCAAGCACGACGCAACTTATCTCACGGCGTATGCACACAATCGCGCTTTGATGGTAAAAGAGGGGGACGCGGTGACGAAAGGCCAGAAGATCGCAGAGATGGGCAACAGCGATTCCGACCGCGTGATGCTGCATTTCGAGGTTCGCCGGCAGGGTAAACCTGTCGATCCGCTGAAGTATTTGCCGCCTCAATAAACGAGACGACCATGCCGAAATCGAAGCGCCACGATCCGCAAGCCGAGTCTGAGAAGATCAGTCGAGCCACGCAAGCATCGGCGGAGCGAGCTGGCGCTTCGACGGACGAGGACGAAGACGCTGCCGACAGCGAACGCGACTACGAGCCGCGCGACGCGGATTCGGACGATTCGGGCGAAGGGCGCAGCGACGCGGCCGACGCGTCGCCTGATCTGGACGACTTCCGGGCGCTTCTGCAGGCGGAGCTCACCGCCGACACGATC contains:
- the recR gene encoding recombination mediator RecR, yielding MSIKPPSALSELVEALRALPGVGPKSAQRIAYHLMQHDREGAERLGRSLLFATEHLRHCEKCNTFTQAPICEVCSDPERDPALLCVVETPADQIMLEQTMTYRGLYFVLMGRLSPLDGIGPKEIHFDRLVRRASDGVVKEVVLATNFTNEGEATAHYLGQTLKARGLAVTRLARGVPVGGELEYVDAGTIARAMLDRRTL
- the surE gene encoding 5'/3'-nucleotidase SurE, with product MRILLSNDDGYLAPGLAALYEALCPLAEIVVMAPEQNCSGASNSLTLSRPLSVSRSAATGFYYVNGTPTDSVHVALTGMLDAKPDLVVSGINNGQNMGDDTLYSGTVAAATEGIMFGVPAIAFSLVHKEWAHLDDAARVAAEIVRHYLDHPLPGPPLLNVNIPNLPYDELKGWRVTRLGKRHPSQPVIRQTNPRGEPIYWIGATGDALDASEGTDFHAAASGYVSITPLQLDLTHTQMLAATRDWARAGSGAS
- a CDS encoding CaiB/BaiF CoA transferase family protein, whose amino-acid sequence is MSATPGPLAGVKVLELGTLIAGPFAARLLAEFGAQVIKIEDPNGGDPLRKWRKLYPEAGGTSLWWAVQARNKKSVTINLKSDEGKEIVRRLARDADIVVENFRPGLLEKLGLGYDVLSAGNPGLVMVRLSGYGQTGPYRDRPGFGAIAESMGGLRHITGYPELPPPRIGISIGDSIAALHGVIGALMALHHRNVNGGAGQVVDVALYEAVFNMMESVVPEYGVYGLVRERTGASLPGIVPSNTYPCRDGSVVIGGNSDPIFKRLMKAIGRDDLADDPALAHNDGRVPRTQEIDAALAEWLAGRTIDDALAVLNAADVPASRIYSVADMFADPQFVARQMIQRFKLADGAEIPLPSVTPKLSDTPGETRWLGPALGEHTDEVLGALGYDAQAIAALREKRAI
- a CDS encoding YbaB/EbfC family nucleoid-associated protein, whose translation is MMKGQLAGLMKQAQQMQENMKKMQEQLALIEVEGQSGAGLVKVTMTCRNEVRRVSIDPSLLADDKDMLEDLVAAAFNDAVRKAEATSQEKMSGMTAGLPLPPGFKLPF
- a CDS encoding protein-L-isoaspartate(D-aspartate) O-methyltransferase, whose translation is MSGERAKRFPLALEDLKREPRKPEGRAAERQAAGDAARQRLTAAAAAAPAAASPIVSGRRAPRAAGASGSGGSVSKSVRAKQHAPAMPGVAKGALSAGTKNGDKGAAPNVALSSALSLTSERVRERMVERLLANGVSDPRVLAAMSAVPRHMFVDPGLAAQAYEDAALPIGHQQTISKPSVVARMIELAAAGRTLERVLEIGTGCGYQAAVLSRVARDVYSIERVKPLYERAKLNLRPLRVPNIRLHYGDGRVGLPAAAPFDAIVIAAAGLDVPRALLEQLAIGGRLVAPVGEQAGEQVLTLVERVAPAQWRESRLDRVFFVPLKSGVI
- a CDS encoding peptidoglycan DD-metalloendopeptidase family protein, which produces MLRAMQNNRSKVPLSLAQRAICMAAFTLLAACATRLDQAPVVDRSGSLGTTAAAQPPAPLPPAPPGYYRVKPGDTLYRIALENGQNYRDIAAWNNLTNPNQIEVDQLLRVSPTAGGATAAAPVAGAAVTPPLSSGPSSGSAAVPPIYGSGSSASAAPTAPAATASTETGALAASSNVSFAWPVRGALLNTFDDSKNKGINIGGPAGEAVKAAADGRVVYAGNGLRGYGNLIIIKHDATYLTAYAHNRALMVKEGDAVTKGQKIAEMGNSDSDRVMLHFEVRRQGKPVDPLKYLPPQ